One window of Streptomyces sp. FIT100 genomic DNA carries:
- a CDS encoding SdrD B-like domain-containing protein, with amino-acid sequence MGLSVFLLAGGAVGATAGPATAATDDGTLTVQVLRDFFGTGVINTTMDVPQRGMKVEISDPAGRAVAGVTDTTGKVVVSPSAVLSGGRYRVDVSVPAPYSDYLQAAPASTAENHFDSFTSFVDVSDGKNASVVTGVWNPADYATADSRYFVPVHNGANGGDTRALVAFGTNVRGTCPTDVACPATLATQAQVGTTFGLAYDKNENRVFQSAFARRYAAYGPEGAGAIYTVPADGSGAPELFARVPGAAVTPHDATNMVKDGGFTDAPGKESLGGLALSADGSTLYAVNLLTRSLVSFDATRDSALLPEATVRIPDPGCASSGDWRPFGLEYHDNTLYVGGVCSAESTQRRADLKAVVYAYDGERFTTVLDHPLTAKRGAVFGSEDVDRATHWNPWNTSLATWDDRKVGTVFVDPQPELASLTFGRDGSMILGFRDRFMDVLGWGGKDPRPGDDTVENGMSGGDITMVCATPAGTFEWEGTGSCPNHATPANSGGQSADVAEYFPGDFYSRAHKETALGSVAFIPQQQWVVSTEFDPVVNVATSGTGYHNITTGEGPGNDPTANGFQFVSREQGGFGKAGGLGDIAFAAANAPIQIGNRVWFDGDHNGIQDPAETPLPGATINLLDADGKQVATTSTDAAGEYYFGGVGASYQLTPGAKYTVQFDVCTADTSEVPSRPLTSELRFTLPRAGADRAHDSNVTPPTTGQLCNGNAPVTAPDKPGGVDHTIDAGVYIPTVTPTPTPTPTPTPTPSSPPASTPPSSAPPVNPAPDGGGKGSMANTGTSGLPEMIALVGLLVGAGLVIAFMTRKRRAQQH; translated from the coding sequence ATGGGGTTATCCGTTTTCCTCCTGGCGGGCGGTGCCGTGGGAGCGACGGCCGGACCGGCCACCGCCGCGACCGACGACGGCACGCTGACGGTCCAGGTGCTGCGGGACTTCTTCGGCACGGGCGTGATCAACACGACGATGGACGTGCCGCAGCGGGGCATGAAGGTGGAGATCTCCGACCCCGCCGGGCGCGCCGTCGCCGGCGTCACGGACACCACCGGAAAGGTCGTGGTGTCGCCGTCGGCGGTGCTGAGCGGCGGCCGGTACCGCGTCGACGTCAGCGTTCCGGCGCCGTACAGCGACTATCTGCAGGCGGCGCCCGCGTCGACGGCCGAGAATCACTTCGACAGCTTCACGTCGTTCGTGGATGTGTCGGACGGAAAGAACGCCTCGGTGGTGACCGGGGTGTGGAATCCGGCCGACTACGCGACGGCTGACTCGCGCTATTTCGTACCGGTCCACAACGGCGCCAACGGAGGCGACACCCGGGCCCTGGTGGCGTTCGGGACGAACGTCCGGGGCACGTGCCCGACCGATGTGGCGTGCCCGGCCACGCTGGCTACGCAGGCTCAGGTGGGCACGACGTTCGGGCTGGCGTACGACAAGAACGAAAACCGGGTGTTCCAGAGCGCGTTCGCGCGCCGGTACGCCGCCTACGGGCCGGAGGGCGCCGGCGCGATCTATACGGTGCCGGCCGACGGCTCCGGCGCGCCGGAGCTGTTCGCGCGTGTGCCGGGCGCCGCGGTGACGCCCCATGACGCCACGAACATGGTGAAGGATGGCGGGTTCACCGACGCGCCGGGCAAGGAGAGCCTCGGCGGCCTGGCCCTGTCGGCGGACGGCTCCACGCTGTACGCGGTCAACCTGCTTACCCGCAGCCTGGTGAGCTTCGACGCGACCCGGGACTCCGCCCTGCTTCCCGAGGCGACGGTGCGGATCCCGGACCCGGGGTGCGCGAGTTCCGGCGACTGGCGGCCGTTCGGTCTTGAGTACCACGACAACACGCTGTACGTCGGCGGTGTGTGCAGCGCGGAGAGCACGCAGCGGCGTGCGGACCTGAAGGCCGTCGTCTACGCCTATGACGGTGAGCGGTTCACAACCGTGCTGGACCACCCGCTCACCGCCAAGCGCGGCGCCGTCTTCGGCTCCGAGGATGTCGACCGGGCCACCCACTGGAACCCGTGGAACACGAGCCTGGCCACGTGGGACGACCGGAAGGTGGGCACCGTCTTCGTCGATCCGCAGCCGGAGCTGGCCTCCCTCACCTTCGGCCGCGACGGTTCGATGATCCTGGGTTTCCGCGACCGGTTCATGGACGTGCTCGGTTGGGGAGGGAAGGACCCCCGCCCGGGGGACGACACAGTGGAAAACGGCATGTCCGGTGGTGACATCACCATGGTCTGCGCCACTCCCGCCGGTACATTCGAGTGGGAAGGCACCGGGAGCTGCCCCAACCACGCCACCCCCGCCAACAGCGGCGGACAGTCCGCGGATGTCGCCGAATACTTCCCGGGCGACTTCTACAGCAGGGCGCACAAGGAGACCGCGCTGGGGTCGGTGGCCTTTATCCCGCAGCAGCAGTGGGTCGTCAGCACGGAGTTCGACCCGGTCGTCAATGTCGCGACCTCGGGAACCGGCTACCACAACATCACGACCGGTGAGGGCCCGGGTAACGACCCGACCGCCAACGGGTTCCAGTTCGTCAGCCGGGAACAAGGCGGGTTCGGCAAGGCCGGCGGACTCGGTGACATCGCGTTCGCGGCGGCCAACGCGCCGATCCAGATCGGCAACCGCGTGTGGTTCGACGGCGACCACAACGGGATCCAGGACCCGGCGGAAACGCCGCTGCCGGGGGCCACGATCAACCTCCTGGACGCGGACGGCAAGCAGGTCGCCACGACCAGCACCGATGCCGCCGGTGAGTACTACTTCGGTGGTGTCGGCGCCTCGTACCAGCTCACGCCGGGTGCGAAATACACGGTCCAGTTCGACGTGTGCACCGCGGACACCAGCGAGGTGCCGAGTCGGCCCCTGACAAGCGAGTTGCGGTTCACGCTGCCGCGAGCCGGTGCCGACCGTGCGCATGACTCCAATGTGACACCACCGACCACAGGGCAGTTGTGCAACGGCAACGCGCCGGTCACGGCCCCGGACAAGCCGGGCGGGGTCGATCACACGATCGACGCCGGGGTGTACATCCCGACGGTGACGCCAACCCCCACACCCACCCCCACCCCGACCCCGACCCCGAGCTCGCCACCCGCCTCTACGCCGCCTTCGTCCGCGCCGCCGGTGAACCCGGCCCCGGACGGCGGGGGCAAGGGATCCATGGCGAACACCGGCACGTCCGGGCTGCCGGAGATGATCGCCCTGGTCGGTCTGCTGGTGGGTGCCGGCCTGGTCATCGCGTTCATGACTCGGAAGCGGCGCGCTCAGCAACACTGA
- a CDS encoding NosD domain-containing protein: MPRKALRVLAAVLGASTLVVGCSSDAGSDKGQRPSGARVTIRVPGDAPTISDAVSLARPGDLVLVAPGVYHESVRISTPRITLRGESRDKVVIDGRLQQPNGVVVSAPGVAVQNLTVENNTQNGVLVTGSAKAAAGLPGQSGGYDTGDEPVTFLKSFLVSYVTATRNGLYGIYAFSTQNGVIEHSYTSGGADSGIYVGQCKPCRIVVRNNISELNAVGYEGTNASGDMYVVGNRLVGNRVGLTTNSDHQEKLVPQRGSVIAGNLIAANQQKATPEQADGGWGTGIGVDGGSENQFVRNRIAGNSNAGLVITATADMPAIGNRIVDNMFTGNGVDVGWTFPTATRGRGNCLRGNDLRTTVPARLATTATCPLPAESPSPDGRWTPPTAPGGIPFTEVAAPAPQPQFPDARTAGATEVPAVPALPDTADIPLPSASLLAADARVRTS, translated from the coding sequence ATGCCTCGGAAAGCTCTTCGCGTGTTAGCGGCGGTATTGGGAGCGTCGACACTTGTGGTCGGCTGCAGCAGCGACGCCGGATCGGACAAAGGACAGCGGCCGAGCGGTGCACGCGTGACGATCCGAGTGCCTGGCGACGCTCCGACGATCTCGGACGCGGTGTCGTTGGCTCGACCTGGTGACCTGGTGCTGGTCGCTCCCGGCGTCTACCACGAGTCGGTGAGGATCTCCACGCCTCGGATCACTCTTCGTGGCGAGTCCCGGGACAAGGTCGTCATCGACGGACGGCTGCAGCAGCCGAACGGTGTCGTCGTCTCGGCGCCCGGGGTGGCCGTGCAGAACCTGACCGTCGAGAACAACACGCAGAACGGGGTGCTGGTCACCGGTTCGGCGAAGGCGGCCGCAGGGCTGCCGGGGCAGAGCGGCGGCTACGACACCGGCGATGAACCCGTCACCTTCCTGAAGTCGTTCCTGGTCTCGTATGTGACCGCGACCCGCAACGGTCTGTACGGCATCTACGCGTTCTCCACGCAGAACGGTGTCATCGAGCACTCGTACACGTCAGGCGGCGCCGACTCGGGGATCTACGTCGGGCAGTGCAAGCCGTGTCGCATCGTGGTCCGGAACAACATCTCCGAACTCAACGCGGTCGGTTACGAGGGCACCAACGCCAGCGGGGACATGTACGTGGTCGGCAACCGCCTGGTGGGCAACCGGGTCGGACTCACCACCAACTCCGACCACCAGGAGAAGCTGGTCCCGCAGCGGGGCTCGGTCATCGCGGGCAATCTGATCGCCGCCAACCAGCAGAAGGCCACCCCGGAGCAGGCCGACGGAGGGTGGGGCACCGGTATCGGCGTCGACGGCGGCAGCGAGAACCAGTTCGTTCGCAACCGCATCGCCGGCAACAGCAACGCCGGGCTGGTGATCACCGCGACGGCCGACATGCCCGCGATCGGCAACCGGATCGTGGACAACATGTTCACCGGCAACGGCGTCGACGTCGGCTGGACGTTCCCCACCGCCACGCGAGGACGCGGCAACTGCCTGCGCGGCAACGATCTGAGAACCACGGTGCCCGCCCGGCTCGCGACAACCGCGACCTGCCCACTTCCGGCCGAGTCGCCCTCGCCGGACGGCCGGTGGACGCCTCCGACGGCACCTGGTGGCATTCCGTTCACCGAGGTCGCGGCGCCTGCTCCGCAGCCGCAGTTCCCCGACGCCCGCACTGCGGGCGCCACCGAGGTCCCGGCCGTTCCGGCCCTCCCGGACACGGCGGACATCCCGCTGCCGTCGGCGTCCCTGCTCGCCGCGGACGCGCGGGTGCGGACGTCCTGA
- a CDS encoding Dyp-type peroxidase translates to MHRADHHPSRRRFLDVTGAMVAAGLTAGCASDSAQRGRPARTAAATPMPVAATGRHQAGITLPQPAQPNLLAVVADLGAGAAVGPLLADLGQAVRALTEGSDPRLLGLPPGDLTVTVGVGPRLVRAVGASLPGAADLPRFSREQIAPRARGGDLLMQICAGDALLLPVVAAALLDQAGDRVRERRRQSARRGANVPLGNGLTAPRNPLGFIDGIVGPHTKAEQQRDLWLAGPSEVAGGTIAVLRRMELDLPRFAALSVAEQEAVFGRHRASGVPLSGGTAASGPNLGAKTPDGRYLVPADAHARRAHPAVVGVGHMLRRSYGTDEPAAGLLFISFQNDLRTFTATLTHMDTSDALLRFTTTTASATFLILPGFDRKRPLGSQLFD, encoded by the coding sequence ATGCACCGAGCCGATCACCATCCGTCGCGCCGCAGATTCCTCGATGTCACGGGCGCCATGGTGGCCGCCGGTCTGACCGCCGGGTGCGCATCGGACTCCGCCCAGCGGGGGCGGCCCGCCCGTACCGCAGCGGCCACGCCCATGCCGGTGGCGGCAACGGGCCGGCACCAGGCGGGCATCACACTGCCCCAGCCCGCCCAGCCCAACCTGCTCGCCGTGGTGGCCGACCTCGGTGCCGGAGCGGCCGTCGGCCCGCTTCTGGCCGACCTCGGCCAGGCCGTCCGCGCACTCACCGAGGGCAGCGATCCGCGGCTGCTGGGGCTGCCGCCGGGTGACCTCACCGTGACCGTCGGCGTAGGCCCACGGCTGGTGCGCGCGGTCGGTGCCTCGCTGCCCGGCGCGGCCGACCTCCCGCGCTTCTCCCGCGAGCAGATCGCCCCCCGGGCGCGCGGCGGCGACCTGCTGATGCAGATCTGTGCCGGCGACGCACTGCTCTTGCCGGTGGTCGCCGCCGCGCTCCTGGACCAGGCCGGCGACCGTGTCCGTGAACGCCGGCGGCAGTCCGCACGCCGTGGTGCGAACGTGCCACTCGGCAACGGCCTCACCGCGCCACGCAACCCCCTCGGCTTCATCGACGGCATCGTGGGCCCGCACACCAAGGCCGAGCAGCAACGCGATCTGTGGCTGGCCGGCCCCTCCGAGGTCGCCGGCGGCACCATCGCCGTACTGCGGCGCATGGAACTCGACCTGCCGCGATTCGCCGCGCTGTCCGTAGCCGAACAGGAAGCGGTCTTCGGGCGGCACCGCGCCAGCGGCGTCCCCCTCTCCGGCGGCACCGCCGCCTCGGGCCCGAACCTCGGTGCAAAAACGCCGGACGGACGCTACCTCGTCCCCGCTGACGCCCATGCGCGCAGGGCACACCCCGCCGTGGTCGGTGTCGGTCACATGCTCCGCCGCTCCTACGGCACCGACGAGCCCGCCGCCGGCCTGCTCTTCATCAGCTTCCAGAACGACCTGCGGACCTTCACCGCCACCCTCACCCACATGGACACCTCCGACGCACTGCTGCGCTTCACCACCACGACCGCCAGCGCGACCTTCCTGATCCTCCCCGGCTTCGATCGCAAGCGCCCTCTCGGTTCCCAGCTGTTCGACTGA
- a CDS encoding GNAT family N-acetyltransferase: protein MTTVDETAYEYRTARPEDAEAIEALDGSFTTSTVFQVAVADDGFTFREVPVDPPLTKVFPEEESDGGDEDGADGKESGSRTVVAVGAGGELAGFTAVSYSPWNGRLTIEDIEVAPGHRGRGVGRALMGHAVAFARECGAGHVWLEVTNINAPAIHAYQRMGFAFCGLDTALYEGTASEGEKAIYMSMPCP, encoded by the coding sequence ATGACCACTGTTGACGAAACGGCTTATGAATACCGGACCGCCCGTCCCGAGGACGCCGAGGCCATCGAGGCACTCGACGGCTCTTTCACCACCAGCACTGTCTTTCAGGTGGCCGTTGCCGACGACGGGTTCACGTTCAGGGAGGTCCCTGTGGACCCGCCGCTGACCAAGGTCTTCCCCGAGGAGGAGTCCGACGGCGGCGACGAGGACGGCGCAGACGGCAAGGAGTCGGGCAGCCGTACCGTCGTCGCCGTCGGCGCCGGCGGTGAGTTGGCCGGCTTCACCGCCGTTTCCTACTCTCCCTGGAACGGCCGGCTCACCATCGAGGACATCGAGGTCGCCCCGGGCCATCGGGGCCGTGGTGTGGGGCGCGCGCTGATGGGGCACGCTGTCGCATTCGCCCGCGAGTGCGGTGCCGGGCACGTCTGGCTGGAAGTCACCAACATCAACGCCCCGGCGATCCACGCCTATCAGCGGATGGGCTTCGCCTTCTGCGGACTGGACACGGCGCTGTACGAGGGCACCGCATCCGAGGGCGAGAAGGCGATCTACATGAGCATGCCCTGTCCCTGA
- a CDS encoding nucleoside 2-deoxyribosyltransferase domain-containing protein has protein sequence MPADSAAALPAVPAVPGEPADDAVQVVYVGQRPPTTWAAAVYLCGPTPTDPAVPSWRPDAVTALRTAWHGMGLLTVFLPEPAPGSAYPAYPDQIAWEEEAMRRSDVVLFWIPRDMTRLPGLVSNIKWGAWCDSGRAVLGAPPQAERMAYLLHFADALGVPVERTVPAAVGAALRAVGQGSCRTGGERAVPLTVWRSEPFKRWHAERSAAGDRLLDARVEWYAPAAGPGGAAAWLLTVTVAPCDGSAPAVSRLLAAQGQGMLM, from the coding sequence GTGCCCGCTGACTCCGCAGCCGCCCTGCCTGCCGTGCCCGCCGTACCCGGCGAGCCCGCCGACGACGCCGTTCAGGTCGTGTACGTCGGTCAGCGGCCGCCCACCACCTGGGCGGCGGCCGTGTACCTGTGCGGGCCCACCCCCACCGACCCCGCGGTTCCCTCCTGGCGCCCGGACGCCGTCACGGCTCTCCGCACGGCATGGCACGGCATGGGGCTGCTCACGGTGTTCCTTCCCGAGCCCGCTCCCGGCAGCGCCTACCCGGCATATCCGGACCAGATCGCCTGGGAGGAGGAGGCCATGCGCCGTTCGGACGTCGTCCTCTTCTGGATCCCCCGGGACATGACCCGGCTGCCCGGGCTCGTCTCCAACATCAAATGGGGGGCCTGGTGCGACTCGGGACGGGCGGTGCTCGGGGCGCCGCCGCAGGCCGAACGCATGGCGTACCTCCTGCACTTCGCCGACGCCCTCGGGGTGCCGGTGGAGCGCACTGTCCCGGCAGCGGTGGGTGCGGCCCTGCGCGCGGTGGGACAGGGGTCCTGCCGTACCGGCGGCGAGCGGGCGGTTCCGCTCACGGTATGGCGGAGCGAACCGTTCAAACGCTGGCACGCCGAACGGTCCGCGGCCGGTGACCGGCTGCTGGACGCACGCGTGGAGTGGTACGCACCGGCCGCGGGGCCAGGGGGCGCCGCCGCCTGGCTGCTGACGGTGACCGTCGCACCGTGCGACGGATCCGCACCCGCGGTCAGTCGTCTGCTCGCGGCTCAGGGACAGGGCATGCTCATGTAG
- a CDS encoding alpha/beta fold hydrolase, translating into MTGPTGPTGPTDATDTADAADAADATDTAGTAGTADAADTSRKTGRTPGGPAYTVHGAGEPVLLVAGAGGTGRVWEHHQVPALTAAGRQVITFDQGPAGAAAVELADTVRHLVTALGLPPCPLVGHSLGALAVQELLLTDPHLASGAVLAATRGRPDPVGEALARAENACAKTGVRLPPAHEAFVRLVQNLSPRTLADESAAAEWLDLFELAALTGTSAKALHRPRTPVRDRLADCARISVPVLVVGFADDVLAPAPLGREVAAAIPGARYAQLPDAGHLGFLERPEPFNSLLLDFLASLPATDPGASRAR; encoded by the coding sequence GTGACGGGCCCGACGGGCCCGACGGGCCCGACGGACGCGACAGATACGGCGGACGCGGCGGACGCGGCGGACGCGACAGATACGGCAGGGACGGCAGGGACGGCGGACGCGGCTGACACCTCGCGGAAGACGGGACGGACACCCGGCGGTCCGGCGTACACCGTGCACGGCGCCGGGGAGCCCGTGCTCCTGGTCGCCGGCGCGGGAGGCACGGGCCGGGTCTGGGAACACCACCAGGTACCCGCGCTGACAGCGGCGGGCCGTCAGGTGATCACCTTCGACCAGGGCCCCGCCGGGGCCGCTGCCGTGGAACTCGCCGACACGGTGCGGCATCTCGTCACCGCCCTGGGGCTGCCGCCGTGTCCACTGGTCGGCCACTCTCTCGGGGCCCTGGCCGTGCAGGAGTTGCTCCTCACCGATCCACACCTGGCGAGCGGCGCGGTACTGGCCGCGACCCGTGGCCGTCCCGATCCGGTCGGCGAGGCGCTGGCACGGGCCGAGAACGCCTGCGCGAAGACGGGCGTCCGGCTCCCGCCGGCACACGAGGCGTTCGTGCGCCTGGTGCAGAACCTCTCCCCCAGGACCCTCGCCGACGAGAGCGCGGCGGCAGAATGGCTCGACTTGTTCGAACTGGCCGCGCTCACGGGCACATCCGCCAAGGCGCTCCACCGCCCCAGGACGCCGGTCCGTGACCGGCTGGCCGACTGTGCCCGCATCTCCGTGCCCGTTCTGGTGGTGGGCTTCGCCGACGACGTACTGGCGCCGGCCCCGCTGGGCCGGGAGGTGGCCGCGGCGATCCCTGGCGCCCGGTACGCGCAGCTGCCGGACGCCGGTCACCTCGGGTTCCTGGAACGGCCCGAGCCCTTCAACAGCCTCCTGCTGGACTTCCTCGCCTCTCTTCCCGCAACCGATCCTGGAGCGTCCCGTGCCCGCTGA
- a CDS encoding macrolide 2'-phosphotransferase has product MSAAASGRTPVGTPGAGLAALAAYASRRLGVTLEPASARADDTGWDFHVTHVRATDGTPWILRQPRRPEASELLAAEGVVLAAVRDRIPVPVPDWRLHTPYLVAYPRLPGEPAGSEDPDTLEYNWWINPLTRPDHYLEPLARTLVAVHSTPLDGMAEPTDPETVRTGIAEKLARARTELRLPASRLRRWRAWLDDDGMWPGRLVLVHGDVHPGHTLVMSPRTGPPVLSGLLDWANAGVGDPAADFTDMLYAGGPDVLDRLLDAYRSAGGEVRHGMRSHILARASFIWIHVALRGLDTGRPAWVETALGRMAS; this is encoded by the coding sequence ATGAGCGCCGCGGCCTCCGGCCGAACGCCGGTCGGTACGCCTGGCGCCGGGCTCGCGGCGCTGGCCGCGTACGCCTCGCGGCGGCTGGGCGTGACACTCGAGCCGGCGTCGGCACGAGCCGACGACACCGGCTGGGACTTCCACGTCACGCATGTCCGTGCTACCGACGGCACCCCGTGGATCCTGCGGCAGCCGCGACGGCCCGAGGCCTCGGAGCTACTGGCCGCGGAGGGCGTCGTGCTGGCCGCCGTACGCGACCGGATTCCGGTGCCGGTGCCGGACTGGCGGCTGCACACCCCGTACCTGGTCGCGTATCCCCGCCTTCCTGGGGAACCGGCGGGCAGCGAGGATCCGGACACCCTGGAATACAACTGGTGGATCAACCCCCTGACCCGTCCGGACCACTATCTGGAGCCGCTGGCCCGGACCCTGGTCGCGGTGCACTCCACTCCCCTGGACGGCATGGCGGAGCCGACCGATCCAGAGACGGTGCGCACCGGTATCGCGGAGAAGCTGGCCCGGGCCCGGACCGAGCTGCGGCTGCCCGCTAGCCGGCTGCGGCGCTGGCGGGCCTGGCTGGACGACGACGGCATGTGGCCCGGCCGGCTGGTACTCGTCCACGGCGACGTGCATCCCGGGCACACCCTCGTCATGAGCCCGCGGACCGGGCCGCCGGTCCTGTCGGGGTTGCTGGACTGGGCGAACGCGGGTGTGGGGGATCCCGCCGCCGACTTCACCGACATGCTCTACGCCGGGGGCCCCGATGTGCTCGACCGGCTCCTGGACGCCTACCGGTCGGCGGGCGGCGAGGTCCGCCACGGCATGCGGTCGCACATCCTGGCCCGTGCCTCCTTCATCTGGATCCACGTGGCGCTGCGCGGCCTGGACACCGGCCGCCCGGCCTGGGTGGAGACGGCGCTGGGCAGGATGGCCTCGTGA
- a CDS encoding AMP-binding protein, producing MDPFFETARADPARPAVVDNGLVIGYGTLAAWALAVAGAVAPRTVDPQPPVGIVVHHTARDVAAILGVLATGRAYVPLEAGHPEARLESVLALAGCREAVATAETGWQPPVETVIRPRWAQTPVTTVLQGTLPESGARPEDPAYMLFTSGSTGEPKGVVVPHRAPAAVVPLLRDLYGIDPEETVLHFHGAGGDTSLEEILPALTGGATLVIDDAAPEGFARVAEEQQVSVAVLPTGFWSSLTGDLLHQGARLPESLRTVVIGGEAVRADMLERWRRLPGTDGVRLLNTYGSTETALVTHAAQLAGPGAPALPGTGLDLPIGHPLPHVRQRVDDRGELSIAGPGLALGYHGNPGATSARFAERDGTRWYRTGDLVTEAPGGILVFRGRSDHQVKIRGFRVDLLDVEALIGRCEGVAAVAAARVDRTEHGVLAAFFVALPHREPDEIATGIREGLARTAPPHLIPSLIVPVEALEQTRTGKVDRNATRDRNLDATAAPR from the coding sequence TTGGACCCCTTTTTCGAGACAGCACGCGCCGACCCGGCCCGCCCCGCCGTGGTCGACAACGGGCTCGTCATCGGCTACGGCACCCTCGCCGCCTGGGCGCTGGCCGTGGCCGGGGCCGTCGCGCCGCGCACGGTGGACCCGCAGCCGCCCGTGGGGATCGTCGTGCACCACACGGCCCGGGACGTGGCGGCGATCCTGGGCGTGCTGGCCACCGGGCGGGCGTACGTGCCGCTGGAGGCCGGCCACCCCGAGGCCCGGCTTGAGTCGGTCCTGGCGCTGGCCGGCTGCCGAGAGGCCGTGGCGACCGCCGAGACCGGGTGGCAGCCACCCGTCGAGACGGTGATCCGGCCTCGCTGGGCGCAGACCCCGGTGACAACGGTGCTGCAAGGCACGCTCCCGGAGTCCGGTGCCCGGCCCGAGGACCCGGCGTACATGCTGTTCACCTCGGGCTCCACGGGAGAGCCCAAGGGGGTCGTGGTGCCGCACAGGGCACCGGCCGCCGTGGTACCGCTGCTGCGCGACCTGTACGGCATCGACCCGGAGGAAACGGTGCTGCACTTCCACGGGGCGGGAGGCGACACCAGTCTGGAGGAGATCCTGCCGGCCCTGACGGGCGGCGCCACCCTCGTCATCGACGACGCGGCGCCGGAGGGGTTCGCGCGGGTCGCGGAGGAACAGCAGGTCTCGGTCGCGGTATTGCCGACCGGGTTCTGGAGCAGTCTGACGGGGGATCTGCTGCACCAGGGCGCCCGGCTCCCCGAGTCCCTGCGGACCGTGGTGATCGGTGGGGAGGCGGTGCGCGCCGACATGCTGGAGCGGTGGCGCCGGCTGCCCGGCACGGACGGGGTGCGGCTGCTCAACACCTACGGCTCGACGGAGACCGCGCTGGTCACGCACGCCGCACAGCTGGCCGGTCCGGGCGCACCCGCGCTGCCGGGCACGGGCCTGGACCTGCCCATCGGGCATCCTCTGCCACATGTCCGCCAACGGGTGGACGACAGAGGTGAGTTGTCCATAGCCGGACCGGGGCTGGCGCTGGGCTACCACGGCAACCCCGGAGCGACGTCCGCCCGTTTCGCGGAACGGGACGGCACCCGCTGGTACCGCACCGGGGACCTCGTCACCGAGGCGCCGGGCGGCATCCTGGTGTTCCGGGGACGCTCCGACCACCAGGTCAAGATCCGCGGCTTCCGGGTGGACCTGCTGGATGTCGAGGCGCTGATCGGGCGGTGCGAGGGGGTGGCGGCGGTCGCGGCCGCCAGGGTGGACCGTACCGAACACGGCGTACTGGCAGCGTTCTTCGTAGCCCTGCCGCACCGCGAGCCCGACGAGATCGCCACGGGGATCCGGGAAGGACTGGCGCGGACCGCGCCGCCGCATCTGATACCGAGCCTGATCGTTCCGGTCGAGGCGCTGGAGCAGACCCGTACCGGCAAGGTGGACCGGAACGCGACCCGGGACCGGAACCTGGACGCCACGGCGGCGCCCCGATGA